The Jaculus jaculus isolate mJacJac1 chromosome 1, mJacJac1.mat.Y.cur, whole genome shotgun sequence nucleotide sequence TGTGTACACATTCATTCACACCCAGTGAGACAAAACCTCAAACCATTTCCATCCCTTAGGGTGGCCAGGCTGCTCAGTGGGTTTTTAAGAAACTGTTTTCAGCTTTAGGTTTCAGATTTGTGGATCAAAGTTTGTGAAGTTGCAGTTATCTGTCCCCTGTCGTCACTTCTACAGGGAGGGATGGGAAGAGAGGCGGTTGTAAAGAAAAGCAGCAAGTGATAGCATCAGGGGATCAGGCAGGCGTGCAGACCTGTCACACCTAGTGGGCAAAGAGGAATAGTCCTGGGAGTGGGGGCCAGAAAGCAGGCAGGCCACACTGGGACACTGTGGGTGGGCAGAGCAATGATATCACAGACATCCAGCTGGTGGGAGGTAGGCAGGGCTGGAGCACATCACAGCTGTACTTAGAGAAAGAAGACCTGTGGCAGTGTGTCTCTATGCTAGGCTTTTGGACAGCTCATGGAGCCTGCCAGTCTGAATACCAACAGTTTAGGGGAGTCTCCTGCTCAAACCCCTGGAGGGTGACCCAGGCCAGAATATGGCTGCCTGCCTGTAGTAGGCACATGTAGTTTGAAAGCTGTTATTGAGGCATCCTTAAATTTTGACCAGTGACTCTTCACCTTTGCCCTGGGCCTGTTCAAAGAGGTGCCCCTGTCCACCCCTCACCAAAGCACAAGGGATTCAGAACATCAGCTGCAGATATCTCCCTAGGTGGCAGGGAAATGGAAGCACAGACTACAGAGGTTTGTGTCTCCACCTCCTCCCAAGACAGAAGGGAATGAGTGAAAAGCAGAGCATTTGACCTGGTGGCTTCCCAGCAGTGTATGGGGCTGGTGCCTGCCCACTCACATGCTTCCCATCACAGGTTCCAGGGTGACAGCCACCTGGAGCAGCCAGGCTGCTACCACTATTGTGTGGATGAGAACATCGAGAGGAGAAACCACTACCTAGACCTTGCGGGGATGGAGAACTACACATCTCAGCTTGGACCCGGTAAGGGACTGCTACATGGGGCATGCACTAACACATGGTACCAGGTGGAGGCCGCTGCTCTTGTGGGATAGGGAGAGATGTGGCTTTTATTGGAAAGGTCAGAATCTTCTTAGTGGAGGTgacattaaaaacattttcaaaatgaaagCACCACATGTACAAATTTGAGCAAAAGCTTAGTATCAGAGGGCTTAGAATATAATAAAAGCAATAGGTCCCTTCCCCACCCGGGCCATCCCGGCCCTGGCCCCATGCCAGGCACGAGCTCTGTTAGCTGTTCCATGCAGGGAAATACTGCTGCCAGTCGCTGTGCCCACTGACCTCTTGCTCAAGTTCACTCTTCactcccttctctgcttcctgctctgtGAAGTCCTCTCTGGGTTTCCTTTGAGTTTTCATTTCATTACACTCAGAATTCTTTCCTACCCCAACCTGATTTTCCATGTCGCTGTCACCATGTCTCTTTCTCACCTTTGAGGAGCAGCAGTTCTTCCTAGTTAGTGGGTAGGAAGGGTCCATTGCCAGGAGCTTTCTTGCAGGGCAGCAAGGGGTGGTAGAATGCAGGCAGCTCAGGAGCTGCCGTCTGTTGCTCTTGGCAAATGGGGATAGCCCCAGCACACAGTGGGTGCTCATGAAGTATCTTGTGGATTGTTTCCTAGGCTCCCCTTCAGTGGCCCAGAAATCAGAGCTGCCTCCACGCACCTCTAACCCTACTCGCTCTCGCTCCCATGAGCCAGAAGCCGCCCACGCCCCACACCGGAAGCCCCAGGGTGTGGACCCAggctctttccatcttcttgacACCCCATTTTCCAAGGTCTCAGAGCTCCAGCAGCGGCTCCGCAGCACCCAGGATGGGAGCAAGCACTTTGTGAGGTCTCCCAAGACCCAAGGCAAGAATGTCGGTGTGGGCCACATGGCGAGAGGGGCCAGAAGCAAGCCCCCGTTGGCACCCACCGGCCCCACTGTGTCCCCTTCTGCTCACTTGGCTGccagcccagccctcctccccaccctggcACCCTTGGGCCACAAGAAACACAAGCACCGGGCCAAGGAGAACCAGGCTGGCTGCCGAGGCCTGCAGGCCCCACTCGCTGTGGGCAGTGCCATCTTGGGGCGGGAGCAAGTGAGGGAGCTGCCTGCCGTGGTGGTGTATGAGGGTCAGGCCGGGCAGGCGGTCCAGAGACAcgagcaccaccaccaccacgaacatcaccaccactaccaccacttCTACCAGCCCTAGACCCGCCTGGCCCCCGCCTCGCCACGCCACATGAAGGACCTGCCCTGTGCCCCAGGGCACTATTATTCtattaattattgttattatgatGATTATTGTTATTAATAATGATTGTTACTCCACTAATATTTAGCTAGCCTTCAGGTAGAAGATATATGGAAACACGGAactaaacttttatttatatgttgagGGGATTGCGTAACTCACCCAAGAAGTGACTGGGTTGGGAAAGGTCTCTTGGGCTCCCCAGCTACAGGGTCCATGCGAATTGCCCACAGCACAGGAGCCCTTGGCCCAGCCACCTCACCCCGGCTCTTCCAGGAGAGCACCTTTGCCTGGCCCAGCTTCAGAGACCCTCACGGTCTCCAGAGGACAACAGCTGCTACCTCTTAGTGTAATTCTGGTGTAACTTTGCCCTTAACTGATTGTGACATACTATAAGGGATTTCAGCGGACTGCAGACACGGCTTCCCTGCTGTTGCCCCAATCTAGACACCTTAGCTGTgctttctggagttcctttctcACCTTTCCAAAGGGAATATGCCTTTGGCCCAAGCCAGCCTCGTTGTCTTTTCTATGTACAATGTGGATGTACCCTCACCTGTGCCAGCCCCCTCTGCTTTTGAAGGATGCACCCATGTTAAAGGACTGTCACTGACGCCAGCCTTCTCATTTTGGAAACTGCTACAGAGAGAAGCAGCCACAAATCAAGGTTTTACAAGATTGCCCCTCGGTGCGGAGTTGTCTGTTGGCAGAAGGTGTGGAAACTTTGCCTTCAGCAAACATACCATACGGCTCTCTAGCAGCCTCTGTATCTATAGGTAGTGCTGCCTGTCCACGTCTCTGTTTATTTCTATAAATACACACTCTCAGGTATCTTTGCTGGTGTGCAGAAatcactgctctgttctctggaagTTTCTGAAACCCAGATGCGACCCTATGTGTCTCCTATAGGGCCTGGCTATATGTCACAGGCAGATGGTCCCTTTCTTCTCATCGGAGTTCCTTTCTCTTTAGGTTTTGAAGTTGTGGGTTTCAGAGCAAACGTGCTTGGGTACATAAACTTGAAGGGGGATGGGGATGGTAGCTGGGCCCCTGGGGCAGTATCCTGGGCAAAGCCAGGTTTTACGTGGCCAGCCAGCTGGGACCTTTACAGAAAAACCAAATTCCATGCCCACATTGGGTAACTGAGGAGGATTGAACAAGGAGTTACTGCCATGGGGGCAAAGGCTGAGGGAGTGTAGAATCCAGTCTAGTACTGGGCTGCCACTCCACCTCTGTGCCCGAGGGCTACTTAGGAGCCATAACCTCCAGGAGCTGCTGGGTTGAGCATCCTGATCCCTTCTGCTTGCCCTGCATTCTGCTGAAGCGGTGTTTGCTGAAGACCCTGGAGTCAGAGGTCCAGGGGACTTGCTCTTGCTGCTTTGGGTCACGTAGTCCAGGAAAAGCAGTTCCAGCTTCCCTCCCTGCTGCTCTGCTTCCACAGTTGGAGGTTAGTGCTGTTGGTAAACAGGTCCTTCTGAAGGTAGTGGCAGTCGTGATTACAGGAGTCCCAGTGTGCCTGGGACCGGCGGAGGCAGTCCTTGGACAGCTCTGAGGTAAAGCAAGAAGTGAGGGCTTGGGGAGAGCACGGGGGTCTCAGAGCGGTGAAGTAACTTGCTTGAGACCGCGTGGCAGGTGGTGGTGCTGGCCCCCAGCCTTCTCCAGGCTCCTGTAATCACTGCGAAGGGTGTGAGCACTGGATTCGGGCTCTCCTTGCTGGGAGGCTTATGTTTCTGTTTGGCTAGGATCCAACTCAAACAAGGTGAATGTAGCTAAACCTAACTGTAGGAAAGGCAGAGTGGGAGCTGGCTTTGGGATGACAGGGTTGAGTGTGAATGAGGCAGAGTGATTCTTGTCACCCGTCTCTGGACATTTGTCCTGAGACACCCTTGTGTGTGGGAAAGAGGTGGGGCTGTACTGTGGGTACAAATCCAGGAAAAAGAGATTTTGCACAAGAGGAAAGCCCAGTGAGGGGTTCTGGCTGGCTGGACTTAGTTAGATAAGAGTGCCCACTCCTAGACCAATCAGCACGGCCCATCTGGGGTCACATGTCCATTCATGGCAGGAGGTAGGGTCAGCTGGGGTAGGGAGCTGAGTAGACAGGAACTAATCGCTTCCAGGCCCAGAATTGCCATAACCACAGGATCTAGCCAGGGGATTGGAGCTGCAGGTCTCCCCAAGGAGGACCCCACTGCCAGCCTGCCC carries:
- the Nkd1 gene encoding protein naked cuticle homolog 1 isoform X2; this translates as MEKASDLGPGSKKQLKFEELQCDVSVEEDSRQEWTFTLYDFDNNGKVTREDITSLLHTIYEVVDSSVNHSPTSSKTLRVKLTVAPDGSQSKRSVLFNHADMQSTRPRAETKPAEELRGWEKKQRAPLRFQGDSHLEQPGCYHYCVDENIERRNHYLDLAGMENYTSQLGPGSPSVAQKSELPPRTSNPTRSRSHEPEAAHAPHRKPQGVDPGSFHLLDTPFSKVSELQQRLRSTQDGSKHFVRSPKTQGKNVGVGHMARGARSKPPLAPTGPTVSPSAHLAASPALLPTLAPLGHKKHKHRAKENQAGCRGLQAPLAVGSAILGREQVRELPAVVVYEGQAGQAVQRHEHHHHHEHHHHYHHFYQP
- the Nkd1 gene encoding protein naked cuticle homolog 1 isoform X1, encoding MGKLHSKPAAVCKRRESPEGDSFAVSAAWARKGIEEWIGRQRCPGSVSGPRQLRLAGTVGRSTRELMGDASREALSEEEEDDFRLEVALPPEKTDSLGGGDEKRMEKASDLGPGSKKQLKFEELQCDVSVEEDSRQEWTFTLYDFDNNGKVTREDITSLLHTIYEVVDSSVNHSPTSSKTLRVKLTVAPDGSQSKRSVLFNHADMQSTRPRAETKPAEELRGWEKKQRAPLRFQGDSHLEQPGCYHYCVDENIERRNHYLDLAGMENYTSQLGPGSPSVAQKSELPPRTSNPTRSRSHEPEAAHAPHRKPQGVDPGSFHLLDTPFSKVSELQQRLRSTQDGSKHFVRSPKTQGKNVGVGHMARGARSKPPLAPTGPTVSPSAHLAASPALLPTLAPLGHKKHKHRAKENQAGCRGLQAPLAVGSAILGREQVRELPAVVVYEGQAGQAVQRHEHHHHHEHHHHYHHFYQP